A genomic region of Prionailurus bengalensis isolate Pbe53 chromosome D1, Fcat_Pben_1.1_paternal_pri, whole genome shotgun sequence contains the following coding sequences:
- the DRD2 gene encoding D(2) dopamine receptor isoform X2, whose translation MDPLNLSWYDDDLESQNWSRPFNGSEGRTGKPHYNYYATLLTLLIFVIVFGNVLVCMAVSREKALQTTTNYLIVSLAVADLLVATLVMPWVVYLEVVGEWKFSRIHCDIFVTLDVMMCTASILNLCAISIDRYTAVAMPMLYNTRYSSKRRVTVMIAIVWVLSFTISCPLLFGLNNTDQNECIIANPAFVVYSSIVSFYVPFIVTLLVYIKIYIVLRRRRKRVNTKRSSRAFRANLKAPLKEAARRAQELEMEMLSSTSPPERTRYSPIPPSHHQLTLPDPSHHGLHSTADSPAKPEKNGHAKDHPKIAKIFEIQSMPNGKTRTSLKTMSRRKLSQQKEKKATQMLAIVLGVFIICWLPFFITHILNIHCDCNIPPVLYSAFTWLGYVNSAVNPIIYTTFNIEFRKAFMKILHC comes from the exons ATGGATCCACTGAACCTGTCCTGGTACGATGATGATCTGGAGAGCCAGAACTGGAGCCGGCCCTTCAACGGGTCCGAAGGAAGGACCGGAAAGCCTCACTACAACTACTACGCCACGCTTCTCACCTTGCTCATCTTCGTCATCGTCTTCGGCAACGTGCTGGTCTGCATGGCCGTGTCCCGCGAGAAGGCGCTGCAGACCACCACCAACTACCTGATCGTGAGCCTCGCCGTGGCCGACCTCCTGGTGGCCACGCTCGTCATGCCCTGGGTTGTCTACCTGGAG GTGGTGGGCGAGTGGAAATTCAGCAGGATTCACTGTGACATCTTTGTCACTCTGGACGTCATGATGTGCACAGCAAGCATCCTGAACCTATGTGCCATCAGCATCGACAG GTACACAGCCGTGGCCATGCCCATGCTCTACAACACCCGCTACAGCTCCAAACGCCGAGTCACTGTCATGATCGCCATCGTCTGGGTCCTGTCCTTTACCATCTCCTGCCCACTGCTCTTCGGACTCAACAACACAG ACCAGAACGAGTGCATAATCGCCAACCCCGCGTTCGTGGTGTACTCCTCCATCGTCTCCTTCTACGTGCCCTTCATCGTCACCCTGCTGGTCTACATCAAGATCTACATCGTCCTCCGCAGGCGCCGCAAACGGGTCAACACGAAGCGCAGCAGCCGGGCTTTTAGGGCCAACCTGAAGGCCCCGCTCAAG GAGGCTGCCCGCCGAGCCCAGGAACTAGAGATGGAGATGCTGTCCAGCACCAGCCCCCCCGAGAGGACCCGGTACAGCCCCATACCGCCCAGCCACCACCAGCTGACCCTCCCTGACCCATCCCACCACGGCCTCCACAGCACGGCCGACAGCCCCGCCAAACCAGAGAAGAATGGGCATGCCAAAGACCACCCCAAGATTGCCAAGATCTTTGAGATCCAGTCCATGCCCAATGGCAAAACCCGGACCTCTCTCAAGACCATGAGCCGCAGGAAGCTCTCCcagcagaaggagaagaaagccacccagatgctcgcCATTGTTCTCG GCGTGTTCATCATCTGCTGGCTGCCCTTCTTCATCACCCACATCCTGAATATACACTGTGATTGCAACATCCCGCCCGTCCTGTACAGCGCCTTCACGTGGCTGGGCTATGTCAACAGTGCCGTGAACCCCATCATCTACACGACCTTCAACATTGAGTTCCGCAAGGCCTTCATGAAGATCCTGCATTGCTGA
- the DRD2 gene encoding D(2) dopamine receptor isoform X1: MDPLNLSWYDDDLESQNWSRPFNGSEGRTGKPHYNYYATLLTLLIFVIVFGNVLVCMAVSREKALQTTTNYLIVSLAVADLLVATLVMPWVVYLEVVGEWKFSRIHCDIFVTLDVMMCTASILNLCAISIDRYTAVAMPMLYNTRYSSKRRVTVMIAIVWVLSFTISCPLLFGLNNTDQNECIIANPAFVVYSSIVSFYVPFIVTLLVYIKIYIVLRRRRKRVNTKRSSRAFRANLKAPLKGTCTHPEDMKLCTVIIKSNGSFPVNRRRVEAARRAQELEMEMLSSTSPPERTRYSPIPPSHHQLTLPDPSHHGLHSTADSPAKPEKNGHAKDHPKIAKIFEIQSMPNGKTRTSLKTMSRRKLSQQKEKKATQMLAIVLGVFIICWLPFFITHILNIHCDCNIPPVLYSAFTWLGYVNSAVNPIIYTTFNIEFRKAFMKILHC, translated from the exons ATGGATCCACTGAACCTGTCCTGGTACGATGATGATCTGGAGAGCCAGAACTGGAGCCGGCCCTTCAACGGGTCCGAAGGAAGGACCGGAAAGCCTCACTACAACTACTACGCCACGCTTCTCACCTTGCTCATCTTCGTCATCGTCTTCGGCAACGTGCTGGTCTGCATGGCCGTGTCCCGCGAGAAGGCGCTGCAGACCACCACCAACTACCTGATCGTGAGCCTCGCCGTGGCCGACCTCCTGGTGGCCACGCTCGTCATGCCCTGGGTTGTCTACCTGGAG GTGGTGGGCGAGTGGAAATTCAGCAGGATTCACTGTGACATCTTTGTCACTCTGGACGTCATGATGTGCACAGCAAGCATCCTGAACCTATGTGCCATCAGCATCGACAG GTACACAGCCGTGGCCATGCCCATGCTCTACAACACCCGCTACAGCTCCAAACGCCGAGTCACTGTCATGATCGCCATCGTCTGGGTCCTGTCCTTTACCATCTCCTGCCCACTGCTCTTCGGACTCAACAACACAG ACCAGAACGAGTGCATAATCGCCAACCCCGCGTTCGTGGTGTACTCCTCCATCGTCTCCTTCTACGTGCCCTTCATCGTCACCCTGCTGGTCTACATCAAGATCTACATCGTCCTCCGCAGGCGCCGCAAACGGGTCAACACGAAGCGCAGCAGCCGGGCTTTTAGGGCCAACCTGAAGGCCCCGCTCAAG GGCACCTGCACTCACCCCGAGGATATGAAACTCTGCACCGTTATCATCAAGTCCAATGGGAGTTTCCCAGTGAACAGGAGGAGAGTG GAGGCTGCCCGCCGAGCCCAGGAACTAGAGATGGAGATGCTGTCCAGCACCAGCCCCCCCGAGAGGACCCGGTACAGCCCCATACCGCCCAGCCACCACCAGCTGACCCTCCCTGACCCATCCCACCACGGCCTCCACAGCACGGCCGACAGCCCCGCCAAACCAGAGAAGAATGGGCATGCCAAAGACCACCCCAAGATTGCCAAGATCTTTGAGATCCAGTCCATGCCCAATGGCAAAACCCGGACCTCTCTCAAGACCATGAGCCGCAGGAAGCTCTCCcagcagaaggagaagaaagccacccagatgctcgcCATTGTTCTCG GCGTGTTCATCATCTGCTGGCTGCCCTTCTTCATCACCCACATCCTGAATATACACTGTGATTGCAACATCCCGCCCGTCCTGTACAGCGCCTTCACGTGGCTGGGCTATGTCAACAGTGCCGTGAACCCCATCATCTACACGACCTTCAACATTGAGTTCCGCAAGGCCTTCATGAAGATCCTGCATTGCTGA